The following coding sequences lie in one Oryza brachyantha chromosome 10, ObraRS2, whole genome shotgun sequence genomic window:
- the LOC102721962 gene encoding serine/threonine-protein kinase D6PK-like isoform X2 — translation MDGGGGGGEGRVVDADRGGKLPEKKVLAQLDQVRLSIASSEDEEGDATPRSSFSGASHPPEPVDEMDTVFVAVDGRDKPAKPVIVWDASPTQSGAASPHSSIDSSGAAATVTSIAPSCTVTSLSAKTSVSSSAASDGSGWSHSTAGAGAGTGSGGKPHKGGDPRWKAILAARARDGPLAMGNFRLLRRLGCGDIGTVYLSELSNGGGAGAVRPWFAMKVMDKASLESRRKLSRAQTEREILQLLDHPFLPTLYSHFETERFACLVMEFCPGGDLHALRQRQPGKHFPEHAARFYAAEVLLALEYLHMLGVVYRDLKPENVLVRDDGHIMLSDFDLSLRCAVSPTLVKSSLSSDPKRASAQSCAQPAACIQPTCFMPKLFGQKSKRSKSSQPRQRHQQQLASALPEVVVEPTGARSMSFVGTHEYLAPEIIKGEGHGSAVDWWTFGVFLHELMYGKTPFKGQTNRATLFNVVGQQLRFPDYPPTSNAGRDLIRGLLAKEPQARLGVKRGAAEIKQHPFFEGVNWALIRCSTPPGVPRAVEPIVVAAPPSKPPPPPVVDTVQMTMHSNINSNNSSSNRMMAGPPEVESGGKYLDFEFF, via the exons atggacggcggcggcggcggcggtgaagggcGGGTTGTGGATGCGGATCGCGGCGGGAAGTTGCCGGAGAAGAAGGTTCTTGCTCAGCTGGACCAGGTGAGGCTCAGCATTGCGTCTAGTGAGGACGAGGAGGGGGACGCAACGCCTAGGAGCTCCTTCTCCGGGGCGAGCCAcccgccggagccggtcgaCGAGATGGATACCGTGTTCGTTGCGGTGGATGGCCGGGACAAGCCGGCCAAGCCGGTGATCGTGTGGGACGCGTCCCCGACGCAGAGCGGCGCCGCGAGCCCGCACAGCAGCATCGAcagctccggcgccgcggccacgGTCACCAGCATCGCGCCCAGCTGCACCGTCACAAGCCTCAGCGCCAAGACCAGCGTCAGCAGCAGCGCGGccagcgacggcagcggctGGAGCCACAgcacggccggcgccggcgccggaacCGGCTCCGGCGGGAAGCCGCACAAGGGGGGCGACCCGAGGTGGAAAGCGATCCTCGCGGCGCGCGCCCGGGACGGCCCTCTCGCCATGGGCAACTTCcggctgctccgccgcctcggaTGCGGCGACATCGGGACGGTGTACCTGTCCGAGCtgagcaacggcggcggcgctggcgcggTGAGGCCGTGGTTCGCCATGAAGGTGATGGACAAGGCGTCGCTGGAGAGCCGCCGGAAGCTGAGCCGGGCGCAGACGGAGCGGGAGATCCTGCAGCTGCTCGACCACCCCTTCCTGCCCACCCTCTACTCCCACTTCGAGACGGAAAGGTTCGCCTGCCTCGTCATGGAGTTCTGCCCCGGCGGCGACCTCCACGCCCTCCGGCAGCGCCAGCCCGGCAAGCACTTCCCCGAGCACGCCGCGAG GTTCTACGCCGCGGAGGTGCTTCTTGCGCTGGAGTACCTCCACATGCTTGGAGTGGTGTACCGAGACCTCAAGCCGGAGAACGTCCTGGTCAGGGACGACGGCCACATCATGCTCTCCGACTTCGATCTCTCGCTCCGCTGCGCCGTCTCGCCGACGCTGGTCAAGTCATCCCTGAGCTCCGATCCCAAGAGGGCCAGTGCGCAGTCATGCGCCCAACCTGCTGCTTGCATCCAACCTACGTGCTTCATGCCCAAGCTGTTCGGCCAGAAGAGCAAGAGGTCCAAGAGCAGCCAGCCGAGGCAGAggcatcagcagcagctggcCTCGGCGTTGCCGGAGGTCGTCGTGGAGCCGACCGGCGCGCGGTCGATGTCGTTCGTGGGGACGCACGAGTACCTGGCGCCGGAGATCATCAAGGGGGAGGGCCACGGCAGCGCGGTGGACTGGTGGACGTTCGGCGTGTTCCTGCACGAGCTCATGTACGGCAAGACGCCGTTCAAGGGGCAGACGAACCGGGCGACGCTGTTCAACGTCGTCGGGCAGCAGCTCCGGTTCCCGGACTACCCGCCGACGAGCAACGCCGGCAGGGACCTGATCAGGGGCCTGCTGGCCAAGGAGCCGCAGGCCCGGCTCGGCGTgaagcgcggcgcggcggagatcAAGCAGCACCCCTTCTTCGAGGGCGTCAACTGGGCGCTCATCCGATGCAGCACTCCCCCCGGCGTGCCAAGGGCCGTCGAgcccatcgtcgtcgccgccccgccgtccaagccgccgccgccgccggtagtCGACACCGTGCAGATGACAATGCACAGCAACATCAacagcaacaacagcagcagcaacaggaTGATGGCAGGGCCGCCAGAGGTGGAGTCTGGAGGCAAATACCTGGACTTTGAGTTCTTCTAG
- the LOC107305192 gene encoding protein BRANCHLESS TRICHOME — translation MIVSLDDDGGGGGGGGMELEVEDMVEWYQCGVGSGSSATGVELMLRELRAELEVERRMRRKAEALSEVLAVELEEERRRGGAAEAECRRMRGEVGEMRAEVERALEEIDEERRMLRVAELWREERVQMKLADAKAAMEEVLREIAAAELIDAAAAVATATADDKKISSTSSSPTTSIKSSPTNHQSQATSGQLHRREVAGGENPHIARGIKGFVEFPRAVRVRPREERVDLVSNLECQRAQLRALTRHRNPPAGVGLAAAAASHSLVL, via the coding sequence ATGATCGTTTctctcgacgacgacggcggcggcggcggcggcggcggaatgGAGCTGGAAGTGGAAGACATGGTCGAGTGGTATCAATGCGGTGTCGGGTCGGGTTCGTCGGCGACGGGGGTGGAGCTGATGCTCAGGGAGCTGAGGGCGGAGCTGGAGGTGgagcggcggatgcggcggaaGGCGGAGGCGCTGAGCGAGGTGCTCGCCGTGGAGctcgaggaggagaggcggcggggcggggcggcggaggcggagtgcAGGAGGATGCGGGGGGAGGTCGGCGAGATGCGCGCGGAGGTGGAGCGCGCGCTGGAGGAGATCGACGAGGAGCGGCGGatgctccgcgtcgccgagctGTGGCGGGAGGAGCGCGTCCAGATGAAGCTCGCCGACGCCAAGGCCGCCATGGAGGAGGTGCTGCGggagatcgccgccgccgagctgatcgacgcagccgcagccgtagccaccgccaccgccgacgacAAGAAGAtcagcagcaccagcagcagtccGACGACGTCGATCAAGTCAAGCCCCACGAACCACCAGAGCCAGGCGACGAGCGGCCAGCTGCACCGGCgagaggtcgccggcggcgagaacCCGCACATCGCGAGAGGGATCAAGGGGTTCGTGGAGTTCCCGAGGGCGGTGCGCGTGCGGCCGCGCGAGGAGAGGGTGGATCTCGTCTCCAACCTCGAGTGCCAGCGCGCGCAGCTGCGCGCCCTCACCCGCCACCGCAACCCTCCCGCCGGCGtaggcctcgccgccgccgccgcctcacatAGCCTCGTCCTATAA
- the LOC102721962 gene encoding serine/threonine-protein kinase D6PK-like isoform X1, translating into MHPSRSLHAKPPRSHHHARSRSQLPPAANQDFQFQFQLLPKVFQFHMDGGGGGGEGRVVDADRGGKLPEKKVLAQLDQVRLSIASSEDEEGDATPRSSFSGASHPPEPVDEMDTVFVAVDGRDKPAKPVIVWDASPTQSGAASPHSSIDSSGAAATVTSIAPSCTVTSLSAKTSVSSSAASDGSGWSHSTAGAGAGTGSGGKPHKGGDPRWKAILAARARDGPLAMGNFRLLRRLGCGDIGTVYLSELSNGGGAGAVRPWFAMKVMDKASLESRRKLSRAQTEREILQLLDHPFLPTLYSHFETERFACLVMEFCPGGDLHALRQRQPGKHFPEHAARFYAAEVLLALEYLHMLGVVYRDLKPENVLVRDDGHIMLSDFDLSLRCAVSPTLVKSSLSSDPKRASAQSCAQPAACIQPTCFMPKLFGQKSKRSKSSQPRQRHQQQLASALPEVVVEPTGARSMSFVGTHEYLAPEIIKGEGHGSAVDWWTFGVFLHELMYGKTPFKGQTNRATLFNVVGQQLRFPDYPPTSNAGRDLIRGLLAKEPQARLGVKRGAAEIKQHPFFEGVNWALIRCSTPPGVPRAVEPIVVAAPPSKPPPPPVVDTVQMTMHSNINSNNSSSNRMMAGPPEVESGGKYLDFEFF; encoded by the exons ATGCATCCGTCACGCTCGCTGCACGCCAAGCCGCCAAGAAGCCACCACCACGCGCGCTCGCGCTCCCAgctgccgcccgccgccaACCAAGATTTCCAGTTCCAGTTTCAGCTTCTCCCCAAGGTGTTTCAGTTCCAcatggacggcggcggcggcggcggtgaagggcGGGTTGTGGATGCGGATCGCGGCGGGAAGTTGCCGGAGAAGAAGGTTCTTGCTCAGCTGGACCAGGTGAGGCTCAGCATTGCGTCTAGTGAGGACGAGGAGGGGGACGCAACGCCTAGGAGCTCCTTCTCCGGGGCGAGCCAcccgccggagccggtcgaCGAGATGGATACCGTGTTCGTTGCGGTGGATGGCCGGGACAAGCCGGCCAAGCCGGTGATCGTGTGGGACGCGTCCCCGACGCAGAGCGGCGCCGCGAGCCCGCACAGCAGCATCGAcagctccggcgccgcggccacgGTCACCAGCATCGCGCCCAGCTGCACCGTCACAAGCCTCAGCGCCAAGACCAGCGTCAGCAGCAGCGCGGccagcgacggcagcggctGGAGCCACAgcacggccggcgccggcgccggaacCGGCTCCGGCGGGAAGCCGCACAAGGGGGGCGACCCGAGGTGGAAAGCGATCCTCGCGGCGCGCGCCCGGGACGGCCCTCTCGCCATGGGCAACTTCcggctgctccgccgcctcggaTGCGGCGACATCGGGACGGTGTACCTGTCCGAGCtgagcaacggcggcggcgctggcgcggTGAGGCCGTGGTTCGCCATGAAGGTGATGGACAAGGCGTCGCTGGAGAGCCGCCGGAAGCTGAGCCGGGCGCAGACGGAGCGGGAGATCCTGCAGCTGCTCGACCACCCCTTCCTGCCCACCCTCTACTCCCACTTCGAGACGGAAAGGTTCGCCTGCCTCGTCATGGAGTTCTGCCCCGGCGGCGACCTCCACGCCCTCCGGCAGCGCCAGCCCGGCAAGCACTTCCCCGAGCACGCCGCGAG GTTCTACGCCGCGGAGGTGCTTCTTGCGCTGGAGTACCTCCACATGCTTGGAGTGGTGTACCGAGACCTCAAGCCGGAGAACGTCCTGGTCAGGGACGACGGCCACATCATGCTCTCCGACTTCGATCTCTCGCTCCGCTGCGCCGTCTCGCCGACGCTGGTCAAGTCATCCCTGAGCTCCGATCCCAAGAGGGCCAGTGCGCAGTCATGCGCCCAACCTGCTGCTTGCATCCAACCTACGTGCTTCATGCCCAAGCTGTTCGGCCAGAAGAGCAAGAGGTCCAAGAGCAGCCAGCCGAGGCAGAggcatcagcagcagctggcCTCGGCGTTGCCGGAGGTCGTCGTGGAGCCGACCGGCGCGCGGTCGATGTCGTTCGTGGGGACGCACGAGTACCTGGCGCCGGAGATCATCAAGGGGGAGGGCCACGGCAGCGCGGTGGACTGGTGGACGTTCGGCGTGTTCCTGCACGAGCTCATGTACGGCAAGACGCCGTTCAAGGGGCAGACGAACCGGGCGACGCTGTTCAACGTCGTCGGGCAGCAGCTCCGGTTCCCGGACTACCCGCCGACGAGCAACGCCGGCAGGGACCTGATCAGGGGCCTGCTGGCCAAGGAGCCGCAGGCCCGGCTCGGCGTgaagcgcggcgcggcggagatcAAGCAGCACCCCTTCTTCGAGGGCGTCAACTGGGCGCTCATCCGATGCAGCACTCCCCCCGGCGTGCCAAGGGCCGTCGAgcccatcgtcgtcgccgccccgccgtccaagccgccgccgccgccggtagtCGACACCGTGCAGATGACAATGCACAGCAACATCAacagcaacaacagcagcagcaacaggaTGATGGCAGGGCCGCCAGAGGTGGAGTCTGGAGGCAAATACCTGGACTTTGAGTTCTTCTAG